The nucleotide window CGGTCGGCAACACCACCGCGGCGATCGCCAAGGGCTTTGCCATCGGCTCGGCCGCTCTCACCGCCCTGGCGCTGTTCGCCGCTTATTCGGAAGCGGTCGAGCTTAAAGCCATCGATCTTCTTAACCCGCTAACCCTCGGCGGCCTGTTCATCGGCGCGATGGTGCCTTTCCTGTTCGGCGCCCTGACGATGGAAGCCGTCGGCAAGGCGGCCAACGAGATGATCGAAGAAGTCCGCCGCCAGTTCCGCGAGATCCCCGGCCTGATGGAAGGCAAAGCCAAGGCCGAGCACGCCAAATGCGTCGATATCGCTACCGGCGCCGCCCTGCACAAGATGGTCGTTCCCGGCACGCTGGCCGTCGTTCTGCCTCTCGTCGTGGGCATCCTCCTCGGCACCGAGAGCTTGGCCGGCTTCGTGGCCGGCGCGCTGGTGACCGGCGTCCTCGTGGCCGTATTCATGGCCAACGCCGGCGGCGCCTGGGACAACGCCAAGAAATATATCGAAGGCGGCGAGTACGGCGGCAAGGGCAGCAACACCCACAAGGCCGCGGTCGTCGGCGACACGGTCGGCGATCCCTTCAAGGATACCTCCGGCCCGGCGATGAACATCCTCATTAAGCTGATGACGATCGTCTCGCTGGTATTCGCCCCTGTGTTCGTCAAGTATGGCGGTATTGTCCCCCATCTCCTCAAGTAACCGTTCCACGACGATGTGGGCCGCAGCACCGGGATACCCGGCTGCGGCCCTTGGTTTTTGGCGATGCCGCGCATCATAATTATTACATAAATGGAAGGAATTAACTAGGCGGCGGCGAATAAATGAAGCGTAATCGTTCTTAATGGGATAAATGGCGAAGAGGGTGGTCGCGGAAACGGATAAAGGTATCGTCGGGAGCCGAACGTAAAACGAGAAAGGGGTATTCCAGTGCAAGGTATCGAGAAGTTTATTGCCGATATGGCCGATTTTGTCTGGGGTCTGCCGCTGATAATCCTTCTGTTCGGAACGCACTTGTATTTGACTTTTAGACTGGGATTCATTCAGAAGTATATGGGCAAGGCGATCAAGCTTTCGCTGACCCGCTCGACCGAAGGGCGCGGCGATGTCAGCCAGTTCGGCGCGCTGACGACGGCGCTGGCCGCGACCATCGGCACAGGCAACATTGTCGGCGTGGCCACAGCCGTGGCCGCCGGCGGCCCTGGCGCGGTGCTGTGGATGTGGCTGACCGGCGTGTTCGGTATCGCCACTAAGTATGCGGAGGCGCTGCTGTCCGTCAAGTACCGGGTTCAGACCGAGGACGGGCAGATGGCGGGCGGGCCGATGTACGTTCTCGAGCGCGGGCTCAATATGAAGTGGCTGGCTGTCGTGTTCGCGGCTCTGACCGCAATCGCCGCCTTTGGCATCGGCAACACTGTGCAGGCCAATTCCATCGCCTCGATGCTCAAGGAAACCTATAATGTTTCGCCGTATGTTTCCGGTATCGTCATGACCGTCCTTACCGCCCTGGTCATTCTCGGCGGCATCAAGTCGATCGCCCGCGTGTGCGAGGCATTGGTGCCCTTCATGGCCGTCTTCTATGTCGCCGGCTGTGCGGTCATCCTGCTGTCCGGGTTTTCCACCATCCTCGATTCGATCTCCCTTATCGTCAGCAGCGCCTTCTCCGGCCAGGCGGCGGTAGGCGGCTTCCTGGGAGCTGGCATGAAAGAAGCGATGCGCTTCGGCATCGCCCGCGGCCTGTTTTCGAACGAATCCGGCCTCGGCAGCGCGCCGATTGTGGCCGCCGCCGCGCAGACGAAGAACCCCGTCCGCCAGGCGCTCGTCTCCAGCACCGGCACTTTTTGGGATACGGTGGTGGTGTGCGCCATGACCGGCCTGGTGCTCGTCAACACCGGCGTCTGGCAGAGCGGCCTGAAAGGCGCCGCCCTAACCAAGACCGCTTTTGCCACCATCCCCGTGGTCGGCCCGCTCGTGCTGGCGATCGGTCTGCTGACCTTCGTTTTCTCAACCATCCTCGGCTGGTCCTACTACGGCGAGAAGGCGGCCGAGTATTTGTTCGGCAAAAAAGTTATTAAACCGTACCGCTACCTGTGGGTGGTGGCGGTGTTCCTCGGCTCGATCGCCAGCTTGCCGGCGGTGTGGAATTTCGCCGACGCCGCCAACGGCCTGATGGCCATCCCCAACCTCGTCTGTCTCCTGATGCTGAGCGGCGTGCTCGTGTCCGAGACCCGCGAATACCTCTGGAACGGCAATCTCGACCGCGAACCGGCGGATTTCGCCGCCGCTCCGGGCGAGAAGCAGAAGGGAAAAGGCTGACAAGCTC belongs to Sporomusaceae bacterium and includes:
- a CDS encoding sodium:alanine symporter family protein, translated to MQGIEKFIADMADFVWGLPLIILLFGTHLYLTFRLGFIQKYMGKAIKLSLTRSTEGRGDVSQFGALTTALAATIGTGNIVGVATAVAAGGPGAVLWMWLTGVFGIATKYAEALLSVKYRVQTEDGQMAGGPMYVLERGLNMKWLAVVFAALTAIAAFGIGNTVQANSIASMLKETYNVSPYVSGIVMTVLTALVILGGIKSIARVCEALVPFMAVFYVAGCAVILLSGFSTILDSISLIVSSAFSGQAAVGGFLGAGMKEAMRFGIARGLFSNESGLGSAPIVAAAAQTKNPVRQALVSSTGTFWDTVVVCAMTGLVLVNTGVWQSGLKGAALTKTAFATIPVVGPLVLAIGLLTFVFSTILGWSYYGEKAAEYLFGKKVIKPYRYLWVVAVFLGSIASLPAVWNFADAANGLMAIPNLVCLLMLSGVLVSETREYLWNGNLDREPADFAAAPGEKQKGKG